The DNA window ATAGCCGGGCCTGTGAAATTTTTCTATGAACCAGTCTTTATAGCCTGCATAGGCAGCTTCATAAGGAGTATAAGCTACCATATATCCGCTTACGTTTGAAAAGATTTGTGCTATTTCCCGTGAATAAGGCGGTATTATATTCTTATACAGCCAATAAATCACCCTTCCCTGAGTGTGGTACGCCAGTACCAGCCTGAAATTATGCTGATTAGTAAAATTGACCATTGCCTGGGTTTCCGGTTCTGATAATGGATATGGCCCTCCGTACCTTGTGGGCCCCGGGCCGTATATTCCCAATTGAGCCTCCTGGGCTTTTGCTTCTTCCCAGCTTGCAGGATAATTACGGTTTAAATCCACACCTCTTGTATTGGATTTCCAAACTCTGTTAAAGGGCATACCTGTATTATTCCATTCTAAAAGATCATTATAATATGGATTTTGTGGTTCGGGACCCTTAATTGCAATATCCACACCATCAGGATTTACCATAGGAACTATATATATGCTGCTTCTGCTCCAGATATCCCGTACATTATAGCCTCTCAATGTACTTCCCGTTGAATAAGCAAGTGAAAAGTTCTCTATAAACTTCATAAGAAGAGGAGTGGTAATCCACTCGGTGCCATGATGGGAGCCGTTATAGGACACTTCATTGGGGCCTGCTCCAAGTTTTACATAATACAAATTTTTACCAAGAACGCTTTTGCCTATGGAGCCA is part of the Oxobacter pfennigii genome and encodes:
- a CDS encoding M14 family metallopeptidase; its protein translation is MEVLSLGSRGWAVKLVQSLLNRMGYNAGSVDGIYGLQTQRAVMEFQRGFNITADGVVGPTTWNLFENFLRGYGTYTIKQGDTIYNIAQRYYSTIHGIMTANPGADPLNLRIGQTITVPYGIDVVFTDIDYTYDIMERDILGLKARYPFLEVGSIGKSVLGKNLYYVKLGAGPNEVSYNGSHHGTEWITTPLLMKFIENFSLAYSTGSTLRGYNVRDIWSRSSIYIVPMVNPDGVDIAIKGPEPQNPYYNDLLEWNNTGMPFNRVWKSNTRGVDLNRNYPASWEEAKAQEAQLGIYGPGPTRYGGPYPLSEPETQAMVNFTNQHNFRLVLAYHTQGRVIYWLYKNIIPPYSREIAQIFSNVSGYMVAYTPYEAAYAGYKDWFIEKFHRPGYTIEAGLGTSPLPLSQFGSIYRENEEIMILAPLL